The Bacilli bacterium genome window below encodes:
- the smpB gene encoding SsrA-binding protein SmpB, whose protein sequence is MGKKNDDKPLAQNRKAAHDYFIEDTYEAGLVLTGTEIKSLRGGKANINDSFATIRNGEAFIHNMHISPFEQGNRFNPSDPTRARKLLLHKAEINKLLGKSKQEGYTLVPLKVYVKNGYAKLLIGLGRGKKLYDKREAEAKRDAARDIQRALRERQKMPR, encoded by the coding sequence ATGGGCAAAAAGAATGACGACAAACCGCTCGCGCAAAACCGCAAAGCGGCGCACGATTATTTTATCGAGGATACGTATGAAGCGGGGCTTGTGCTGACCGGCACGGAGATCAAATCGCTGCGCGGCGGCAAAGCGAACATCAACGACAGCTTTGCCACCATCCGTAACGGGGAAGCGTTCATTCACAACATGCACATCAGCCCGTTTGAGCAGGGCAACCGCTTCAATCCGTCCGATCCGACGCGGGCGCGCAAGCTCTTGCTGCACAAAGCTGAAATCAACAAGCTGCTGGGGAAATCGAAGCAGGAAGGCTATACGCTTGTGCCGCTCAAGGTATATGTCAAAAACGGCTACGCCAAACTGTTGATCGGCCTGGGGCGCGGGAAAAAGCTGTATGACAAGCGCGAAGCGGAAGCCAAACGCGACGCCGCGCGCGACATCCAGCGGGCGCTGCGCGAACGGCAGAAAATGCCGCGGTAG